DNA sequence from the Pomacea canaliculata isolate SZHN2017 linkage group LG7, ASM307304v1, whole genome shotgun sequence genome:
gcggatgacatcagcctgttgtcccacaagcaacaacacgcacagacaaagctcactcggctctcagaagaagcagcaatgactgtcctaatcatcaacatcaagaagacggaggtaatgcaggtcaacacaaagcaagaagccccactccaactacatggagaatgtattacagagtctgaccgtttcatcTACCTttgcagcatagtcagcagcaaagacggaggtacagatgacgatgtcagaagccgaataaacaaagccaggcttgcattccacaccctaagacctatgtggaactccaaggctttgtctctacacaccaagatccgcatctataataccaatgtaaagtccgtacgtctgtatggatctgagacatggcgggtgacaaacaccatcaccaacaagatacagacattcatcaacaaatgtctgcgccgcatccttagcatccgatggcctgagaagatctccaatgcggacctgtgggagagagccaaccaaaaccctgccagccaagacatcaagaagcggaagtggggcatgattggccacactctgcgaaagccagccgacaatttaacgcgacaggctctgggctggaacccacaggggaggcgcaaggctgggagacccagacagacgtggagatcagtccacagagaggcagagactgCTGGAATGACGTGGTGCCAActgaaagggatgcccaggaccgggtccgatggcggggtgtggttgcggccctatgctccactgggggcgtataggaaagaagaagaaatatatatatattcgttatCACAGACTGTCTTTAGAAAGTTTCCACAAGTGGGAGCAACAGGATGTGGCCTCCCGTCTTTCTGCTCTGCTTCATTCAAGGTTTTGGTGTTCAAGGTAACAGTGATTGTAATGTACTAtaagaatacacaaaaacacttacagtacacagacacaaatgtctttttcaagaataaaacagaagattagaaaaatacaaacgaCTATAAAAAActgataaataattaatgtaacTAAATTGTTGTTGTACTTTATTTCTCTAGGGGTCGAATGGGAGATTATAATTCATACATCTGACGAAGAAGGCGCAGGAACAGACTCCGACATCTATATTACTCTCCATGGATCTCGCGGATCTTCcgcagaaataaaattaaagactgTTAACTACAACAACTTTAAGAGAAATCAGATCGACAGATTCTTTGTTTCAACGGACGACATTGGTGAAGTGTGCTCAGTGACCATCATGTCTGCCGGTAATCGCGCTTGTCCTTCCTGGCATCTCCGAGAggtaaaatataactttaaaaaccATTCTATGCAGTAAATGCTAATaaaaaactgaattgttgtgCTTGAGTCAAATACTCAACTAATATAGCTGTCAATAGCACCATAGCATCTGGTCACTGTGCcacgttcattttttttttataaatgtcataagactgttttcttttaacctAAAGAAGCACAACAgttacagaaataataataagttattGTTGTAGTGTATTCTTTCTCCACTGAGTGACTTCTATTGAAGATGCTTTTTTCAATAAGACCCCaatatataaatgatttttaatttgGTAATTATGTGATCCATCCGTAGCGATACAAACATTCcaaacagcacaaaatgttGGACCATTGTGGTTCCAGCGCTTGTAGGTACTGGCCATCTTGGCCACTGAGAGCTAGCCTCAAGCCAGGATGGAAACGATACAGCGGCCAGTAAGAAACTCCCGCTACAtggctgtcaccatggtaacacgCCGTCTACAGGTAGCCGATGATGGCTCGCAGTTGCCATGCGTGACTgccatatgtatatatgtcggCACAGAACACAACCAATCTGAGCTTCCAGTACGATgatagtatatacatataaatatatatgtctaaGACTGCGCCCTAGAGCTTTAATGATAGCCACGCTGTCAGTCCTATATTTTTCCATACTGggccaaaatattttgacacgaCTGTACGATGATAGAAGGCATAGTTGTAGCCGGCATGGCTCAAACATTGCAACAATATTTCTCcgatatttatttcatttaagtgGACACATTTCTGGAATCACATCACAGCATTTACGGTAACTGCGGTAGATATCACAACTGATTACCACGGACAACATTGTTTACTattcagattaaaataaatttttaaaatttattaacatttatagttcatttgttaaatttaatataTTCTTAACAAAGACTTACACATGCGGGAAGTTCCCCAAGTAATTAGCTGTTAAAGACTACTTTGCCGAAACCTAATGGCAGCAGGCAGATAATATTTCCAATGGCACCTGATACACCGAGTGTTATTTTGCCTGGTTATCACTTTAGTAATACTACATCCTTTAGgataaagacaaacatgtttaatgctTTGTATTAgcctttacaagaaaaattctTAGAATTCATTATCGAAAAATccttttttatgcaattttgtcatgtttgtacTTTTCTGCAAATTTAAATCTCaatgatacagaaaagagaattctCAACGTGTCTAAAGACATTAAATCTCTTACTGCTTATGATTTCTGAGGTGATTACACATTTGTCGCTAAGCTCGTATCTCCCATACATATACacgtttttctgcttttctgttgCTCACAGATTGTGGTTCACGGAAGTTCACAAAAGAAGTTTTGGTGCAACTGCTGGTTATCATATAAAGAAGGATATCAGAGGGAACTCCAACCTGATGTCCCATGCTCCAGGCAGTAGAAATAAGTATATCCTAGTTACCTATCCGAATATATCAGAAATATATAATGTTAACACCCTttgttaaaaagacaaaatttgttgctatgtgtgtttcTAAAACATTCAACTATCCTCTTAAAAATTCACAACTTGATAAACACTGATTTTGTTGGATGAAAGTAATGTCATTATGTTTTTATCTCAcgttttttaattaacatcagtcttcatttacatttatctaCCGTCTGACAATGACTGTTATCAGGTAAAACGATGTGGGTGCAGACTTTGAATCCGGCACTGACCAACCAGCATAAAGGTATTAAAGTATCATTTagacacacatatctatattaGAATCACCAGGTGTGTAATTCTTGATAAAAATTTACTTATATGTACTTACATTTTTTGCATAGCAAAACCTCTAGCGAAAACTTTATgcgtaaaatatatttatacataatatGATACATAAGataatgttaatatataatatagtatacaatatataatatagtttacaatatatcaaaatatgcaatttgCAGAATAACAATTTCAATGGGCAGACATATTCACATGAATCTGATATTGTTCGTTTGCGTATTCACGtccataacattttaaagtaatgtAAACACTCTAGAAACTTAGTAATTGTACTTTACAACTATTTTTGTGTCAAAGTTAATAAAGACGACTAAATTGTTACTTTAAGGGAttcattacaaaaacattttagaacttGCAGATTTTCTTATTTAGAAAGGACTTAaatctatttatttgtttaatgtttatccttttatttcatgttcttccttttttgttttcatggaacttacattgtgtgtgcagagtttATTCACCTGATGGAACACCTTGCTCATCCGCTACCTGGAAGacatttaaagatataaaaatgaacattctttaaaattgagacaaaaatgtgttctATAGAAAGACACTATATTCAATGATCTGCAAATTTAATACTGCTTGAATGTCATTTTATTATCTATTACAGTCAGAATTCTCATTTAAACtacttgaaaaaaacatttctcagatagttgttttatatttgattattctgtcACAAGATGTAATGAAAAGTTAGGAAGTACATGTACACTAGCCAACCCTAAAGAGTAGTCAACTGTAAAAGCTTCTGCAAAAGTATACCTTATAACCCAAGGTCTTTTACCCAACAAGCAATTCTAAAGCGGGCGAGAGAAAAATTGCAGGCTATCATTATAGACAAAGGTTCTCACTAGACTAGATGATTAATTCCAAACACTGTCCTGATAAGCATAGGAGCTTCTGCCGAACCTCTGATGCCGAACAACAAGACTCGGGTGGCAAGGCGTCAGTGACTTTGACAGGTATGTCAGGAACATCCTGAAGACAATAATAGCACATTGTGAGGATCGTGTAATTAATGTGAGCTTGAGATGGCAGACTGTCCTACCCAGCTATAAGAAGAGTGTACCATGATCTGcgtttgttttcagaaaacaaaactagagACATTGTTTTGAACCTTTAAGCTTGTCCACATTGTGGTTAAAGAATCTTAATAcgagaaataaacaataaccaAACTCATACAGCGTACATGCAGAGATAATCTTTTCAGACCGTCATACATGAATACCAGTCTTTGACAAGTTTCTATAAAAACCTGAAATGGATTGTGGAGCTGCTAGCaatattttaggtcttttatttaaagagaaaaaattgcTATTCATTTTCTGAATAAATGGATAAATAGGAATACTTTGCAACAGATGTCCTTAGGGACTAGTTTATTAAAGTTATTTCGGAATGTAGGAAAAGGAACATTTAGTAACTGGCTATCTGTTAATATGTAATTGCTGCTGGCAATACAAAGCCAATTTTTTCGATTTTGCGTAGTCTGATCAGATTGTCAAACTTCAGGAGATTTCCATCAGGATGCCAAATGTCATGGCTGTAACCTCTGGAATACCAGACTGACATTATGTTCCTCCCAGTTGAACGCCATCGGCTTTTCTGCTTGTCGGTGAGATATTTGGAAGAGATGGTGTGCTGAAACAGGATACTGTTATCAATTTCTGCACTCTAACTGATACATAAATTGCAAACTAAAGGTATTCTATTAATTAATTTGTCGATTGTGATCTTTTAAATAGAGCCACAGTTGTCGTCACTTAACTGTACatcatttcaataaaaattcTGCATCAAACGTTTTACATAATGTTTCCCATTTCTATTCCTGTACGAAAATCTACTTTGAAACACctacaaaatattaattacaaatCTTTTTCctaggaaacacacacacacacacacacacacacacacacacacacacacacacacacacacagtcataaaGACACACGATCTAACCTATTTGGACAAATTTTTCTCTAGCACGACAGAACTTACCCTAACAATGCAGGTAATGTGCATGTAATGTGTGTcagataaaattacatttactagATACTGCCATACACATTCATATCTGCAAACAAGTTAAAATATCATGTACAAAGGAGTATAAGAGACTGTATAAGGAtcaagaaagaattaaaaaaaattaaaatatatcagtttcataaagTCTCTTTGAAGgtgtaatttttaaacacttacctGTTACTGGTCTTTCTTCTGGCGGATGGTAAAATAGCGTTGGTCACATCAatagagaaataatgaaaaacggAAAGTCGCACTGCTGACGGCAACGAAACGCAAAGAATTTGGCAACTGTTGTGTAAATATGTCATGGTCAAAGTGTTACACACTTACTTATTTGTGTAGACAGAGGAAAGCGTGTTTGTAATGCTATTATTCAACtcagtttaaaaatacttttgcacTAGCTTCTGGACAATGAGGGTAAATATCAACCTTGAACACCGAGAGTGAGCTGGTAAGATGAGGTCAGCGGAAgtctgtcgtcatcatcaacggtTTCAGTGACGacggtacaggtgtacacaccgctgtgtgtcacgtggtctgccgcTAGGATCCGTAACTCCCCAGTCGTGCTGTTCACtcttcctgaccacgtgatggacgcGGGGCgagggttgctgtcagctttACACCACAGGGTCACGTTGTGTCCAGGGTTTAACTCAGAAAGACTTGACAAAGGCTGTTGTTCCCCGGTGTTATTAGTCCATGTTATTGTAATCAACGGCTTATCTGtaatttacaaaacatttgtcattGCCCATGTAGAGAAATTTATTGTGATTGGATTGCGAAGCAGAAGGGTGCTGTATAAAGCGCAGAGAATGAAacgaaaaagttaaaaatatgtttaaggATTCTTTTCCATCCACTGTTCATGCCAAGTATgaatttttagtatttttattttatttttcttttacactagCGCTGtactacaaatattttctttcgttATCATGTTATGTAGAGTTTCactaaatgacaataaaacactTTCGAAGACCATAACAATGCTGTGATTacgtattttatatattatctcaattatcttttaattttgttttttttaaatttttatccGGGAAGCTTTACGATTTTTGTAAATAGATTTCCAGTCTACTAAACGGCGCACATTTCTCTGTGCTTTTTACACAATTTAGATAACCTTTCTTTTCGCTGAATTATTGCTACAGTAAAGATTAGGCACGTgtcaataaaaaagaaatatttgagcTGGTATCAGCGTTTACTTACAGTAAACCTTCAGCACCTGAGAGTCACTCTCTATGTACATATCATACTCAGAAAGTTTATACTTGGCACGGCATGACACATCACGTCCATTGAACTCTCTCGTCAGATTGTCAAAGGTCAGGAGATCTCCATCAGGACGACCGCCAGCTGTGTGTGGCCATGTGAACTCAATGACCCTCCGAAACTTTCCTGGTGCCACACACCTTAAATCTCTGTTTGCTCCTTCTATAAGTGGATATCTTTCGGCTCCAGACACTATAAAAGGGTTATTACCTGCGATAACAtcacataaaacatacaaaaaagtggtcagaaatgtttttcataATCAAATATTGTGAACttgtattaaagaaataaatgtaataaagaaagaTTGACAAAGAAGCCGTGAgtacttttataaaaaaattatttgacaggatacgagaaaagaaaaacatatgtAATCAAATAGTCATGTATTATAATGCGAAGGCAAAACTTGTGATGGTGGTCTACACACAACAACCAATAAAAAAGCTAATAAAACATTACCATTACTGCAATATACTCCAGCGTCCTTGGAGTTGCAGTCATTGGTAATTTTATTCCAGCCACATTCAGAAAGACTCTTCTCTCCTCCGTAACAAACATGGGTCGctttaaagaaaggtttcttCTTCCCTCCGAATAACCAACCGTCTGTGAGTGCTAGGTAATTTCTAATTGAGAAATGTCAAAACGAAAGTGATTTCTTCTTAGCAATGTTCTAAGTAGGCATTTTCGAATGTAATTAACTTTTtgaaatcaaattatttttagtgaCTTGAAGAAAACGTTTTTATGGTATCGTTTGTGTTGtggcatgtgtgtttgtgtgtgtgtgaaagagagagagtcaagaaacaaatgtttttcagtAGATAATACTTTCAACTTTTACATCACAATCACACAGAtgaatatcttaaaatattcattttcatcTATTATTTAAGATGTTAAAAGAATCACGTAAAGCTGGTATTCGGCTTCAGTCTTACATCTGTCTacttgtctgcctgtctgttaAGGTGTACAAAAATGTAACTGCATGTTCAATATCtttggttttaaaatttatcaccCTGTCAAACTTTATGCTTACAATTTGTTACATATAttcaatattaaatatttttttagcattGTTAATATCTCCTCATGCTGCTTCATTTATCAAAACAAGTATCTCACGAAGGTAGACTGAGTTGTCTGCAGATAACTTCAACGGTTTTCTCGTCGTTAACACACAATGTAAACGTCTCTCTTCCGATCTTCACTTCTACACGCCCCATGTTGGTACTTGTACGGCCAGGTCCTGTTAAACGAGGACCTGTAATAATAAGGTGGAAATTCATTCAGTCGATGTCGTCTGATGCTTGGTTACTTATCTGTCACACATCTTAATAAACACAcgcaattattttttattctttttaaaggttattttttcagtttattaagTCTTAATTCTAATCAAATCATTTGAAGGCATAATTAAGTgtactataatttttaaattttacacaaTATTAGCTTTTTAGGAGGCAACTATTTTCCGTTTTGGTATTAATCTCTTCATCATCAACGGAAGAGATCCCGTCTTTATATCTGTAGAAACAGTAATCAGGTCATGTTGTGAAaacataacttttaaaaagatacatattaatgtaaagaaacatGTGAAAAGAAAAGCGAAAATTTGAGCTGTTACATATGGAATTGTCGGGGCAAAATAATATCTCTGAGCAGTATCATAAATATCGTTAtttcatgttattatttttagtcttcATCTGATCTTCTAACAAGTAAAAAGTGATAACaccaaaaaaagagaggtgtcctttttcaaaattaaaataaatcttttctcaTTCTTACTGACGTTGCAGATGATGCCGACATCTTGTGAATGATTGCAGAGGTTGTGATAAAAACCTGGATGGCTGCACTGATCTAAGCTGGCTTCCATTCcatgacattttaaattagAGAGAAGAATGTCGCCTGCTCCTTGTCCGTATGTCGATGAGTTCACAACTATTGCTATTGCTGTAGTGCTGTTTATTAAATACATGTGACACAAAGTCATTCAAAGgtaataataaactaaacatagaatcaataaaacagcaaaagctTAAAACATTATAAGTTACATTGTATTTATGCATTGACATTAGTATTACATAGACATTTTGATAAATGTCGAGCATTCATGCTTGTGAAAAGATTCGCTGAAATAATCATATTTCTCTCATATTTTATAGTTGAGCGTGTCAGAATAAATGGCAAACCTGTTGAatcctagcatcctgcaggcaACTTGAGCAGCTTTTGCTTCAAATCCTTGgtcacacactgtgccccatTCACCCTTAAGGAACAACTCCAGACGTCCTGCCTCAGAAGTTCCATTTACCAGCCTTGCGATTATTGgatcttttaaaaattgcacCACAGAACAATTATGTTCTTGTAATCAGATTtcgaaaatcttttaaaaatagtgtAGTCTTCCTTAATTATGTGTTGGTTTAAGTCTATCATTGTACGGTGATAATATTGCTAGCCGTGTCTGGAGAATTAACTGCCAATCAGAATTTATTTAAAGTCATTAAACTATTTGGATTCATTACACTCTCTCTATACTCACAGACATAGggacaaatacagacacacacaatcGTACAAGCACTCTAAAAGCCCTTTACGTGCATGCATACTAAAGACTACACACAGCAAGGTAAGACACAGGTTCAAGATAAATCCCAGATCAGTGCCCCATAGTTGTTAAAACagcatcttctttttttcaagctCTTTCTGTAATCCAGTTCCGTTCAACTGCATCACCAATAAGAGAGACATAGAGAGGTTGTTTAAAGTTAGAATAAATCATTTCTCATTCTTACTGATGTTGCAGATGATGCCGACATCTCGCGAGTGACCGCAGCGGTTGTTATAAAAACCTGGATGGCTGCACTGCTCTAAGCTGGTTTCCGATCCATGACAGCTCAAGTCAGAGAGAAGAATGCTGCCTGATCCTTGTCCATATTTGGAAGAGTTTACAACTATCGCAGTTTTTTTAGTGCTGTTTTCGTATGGTGACAGAAAATCAGCAAAATGTGGAAATAAACTTATgcatcaaattttaaaaaaacgaaaaaagctaaacaaaacaagatagCTTTGCATTTACACTTTGCCAttagtaagaaaataaacagatagTTCAAGAAATATCGTATATCTGTGACTATGAAAAGAtcgttttaaataataatattccCGTTAAATTTCTTGGTTTTACGCAAGTCAGAATAAATGACAAACCTGTTGAatcctagcatcctgcaggcaACCTGCGCATCTTTTGGTTCAAATCCGttgtcacacactgtgccccatTCACCGTTAAAGAAAAGCTCCAGACGTCCAGCCTCAGAAGTTCCATTAACCAGCCTTCCGATCATCGGCTCTTTTAACAATTACACCACATAACAACTGTTTTCTTGTAATCatattgcaaacatttttataaataagtgTAGTATTTCTTAACTATTTGATAAGTTTGTGTTTAGACGGACATAATATCGCCGGCCTTTTCTGTAAGAGAACTAGCATGAACTTAGGGCTGGCGTAGCAAATATCTCTGTCACATTCGTGTTCAATTGCGCGAAAACACAGTCTTTAGCATTAAATGTATCTTACAATTATTTAAAgtcattaaaaacacacaatTCGCACTACAAAAACCCAATACACGcatgaatacacaaacacacatagtAAGATAAGACTGAGGACCTAAAGAAAATTCCAGCAAGCGATTCATAGTAGGTAGAACAGCTTTTACTTTCTTCCGAGAACTTCTTATACATCCAAGCGATAAGAGCTGTACTAGAAATAAAAGTCCGATATAGTTCGGTCAAAGTtaaaaaaggtgtttttttttttttaaattcttactGATGTTGCAGATGATGCCGACATCTTGTGAGTGGCTGCAGTGGTTATTATAAGAGACTGGATGGCTGCAATGCTCTAAGCTGGTTTCGGTTCCATTGCAGCTCAAGTCAGAAATAACAATGTCCCCTGATCCTTGCCCATATTTGGAGGATTTTACAGCTGCCGCAGTTTTTTCAGTGCTGTATTCGTATGGTAGCAAAAATCAGCAAAATGTAGACATTCATATACAAAATGAAATCAATAAGGCAGCAAACAACATGTTTTAATTTAGATGGTATTGCCGTTTTGCTCTTAGTGTTTAAATTGACaactattttataaatatcCAGCATGATTGTTTACGTAAAGGCTATTTTCAATAATCTTTCTTCCCCCCttacattttttagttttatattcGTCACAATAGATAACAAACCTGTTAAATCCTATCATCCTGCAGGCAACTTGAGCAACTTTTGGTTCAAATCCTttgtcacacactgtgccccatTTACCATTAATGGATAACTCCAGACGCCCAGCATTAGAAGTTCCATTTACCAGCCTTGCGATTATCGGTCCTTTGAACCATAGCATCatatgaaaattatgttttgtaatTACATTACATCTAATCATGTGTTCAAATGACAGGCAActgataaagtgaacaaatctGCTACTTCAATGTTGTGCAAATATTGTCCAGTTGTGTAGCAGAGTATGCGACATCATGTGAATGTTTGCAAAATCTGTTATAAAAACTTCCTTCACTGTTATATGCTCGTTTTCGTCCCATATTTGGTCCCTGGTTAAAATAAAGTTCTACTTTGACCTGGTATCTAAAATATCCGTTAGCTGcttctctgttttctttgtttagctCCATCCTTACCAGCAAAGAATATGTTTTTCAAGATGGTATGACTTTATCGTcgaattagtttttttttagtttttcttgatatcattaaaaataaaggtagtttaaaaaaaaaaataaaataaacgttTCTTTAATCTTACTGATGTGGCAGATGAGACCAACATCTCGTGAGTGATCGCAGTTATTCTCATAGAAACCTGGATGTCTGCACTGATCTAAACTGGTTTCCATTCCAAGACATTTCAAATTAGAGAGAAGAATGTCACCTGACCCTTGTCCGTACTGTGAGGAGtttactgctgttgctgttgttgtaagGCTGTTTACATACAAGTGACAAAGTGAGcaacactttaaaataaactagaaacaaaattaataaactcTCAAAAGAAGAACCAATAAACCAAGTTCTCATGACAGTTCAAgctaataatgaaaaatatagcCTGATCCATGTTCATATTTTGAGAGATTACAGCcattgttgggttttttttcggtgctgtttatatatgtgatacagaaaatcatcaaaaattCTAAATATTAATATGCTATCGAACCTTGTGCAACTTTAAGTTACATGTAAGTTAAGATTTGCTGcttacaaatatagaaaatttGTGCTTAGCAAATGATTATTAAGTTAACCTTATTCCTGGAATATTTCCTGGCGATATCTAAGTCATAATAAATGACAAACCTGTTGAatcctagcatcctgcaggcaACCTGAGCAGCTTTTGGTTCAAATCCTttgtcacacactgtgccccattcatcattaaaaaacaacTCCAAACGTCCTGCCTCAGAAGTTCCATTTACCAGCCTTGCGATTAGCGGATCTTTTGACAAATGCACCACATAACAAGTGTGTTCTTGAAACCACActacaaaaatcatttaaaacacaGACTTCCTAAACGGTGACTAATTAAGACTATGCGATAGTTTTAGTCTGTAATTGGACTATCAGAGTAAATTTAGCATTGTTCGTAAGAGAACTTGTATGCACTTAAAGATGGCTAAGAAACAGTTTTGTCGAATTCCTGTCAAAACCCACAAGGACACACAGTCTATACTCTATAGCATTGATTGCTTCTcacaatttatttaaagatatttactgtgttcttaataataataataataataataataataataataataataataataataataataataataataatgtgttaGTCACTTTGGGACGAACCTGATTTCTACTCCCCCTATTAAAGCTAATATAGACATTATTAACAAAACGGTAActaatttattacaaataaatttaatgcTGGAGCAAATATAAATGTCTCACTTTTGAACGTTTACTTACTCatgttgcacatgacgccgacatcctctGAGTGATCACAGTCATATCTGTAGAACCATGAGTGCTCACACAGCACCAGGCTGGTTTCGCTAcccacacactgcaggtcaTCAAACAGAATCGAACCTGAACCTTCTCCGTACTTGTctgaccccacggctactgctgttgtgctgtccgacatcagaGACAAAGGCgaaaatatatagatattaaaCTCAAACATTCTTACCATTACTTAGCTATAGAGCGACACTA
Encoded proteins:
- the LOC112569497 gene encoding lipoxygenase homology domain-containing protein 1-like, with amino-acid sequence MWRFVFVLLLLGGCGAHGVEWEIIIHTSDEEGAGTDSDIYITLHGSRGSSAEIKLKTVNYNNFKRNQIDRFFVSTDDIGEVCSVTIMSAGNRACPSWHLREIVVHGSSQKKFWCNCWLSYKEGYQRELQPDVPCSR
- the LOC112568401 gene encoding deleted in malignant brain tumors 1 protein-like; amino-acid sequence: MMYMAISVYWISALLTASVADQMTARLVDGTSQAGRLEIFFKGEWSTVCNNQFGKKEAEVACEMLGFKRSGAGAFSSRRYGQGSGRIILSSVMCKGTETSLEQCFHDPLYTGYCDHSDDVGVACNITQQLRARVVGGTAVAGRLEIFYDGEWSTVCDDEFGEEEALVACRMLGFNSTTAVAVGSDKYGEGSGSILFDDLQCVGSETSLVLCEHSWFYRYDCDHSEDVGVMCNMNPLIARLVNGTSEAGRLELFFNDEWGTVCDKGFEPKAAQVACRMLGFNSLTTTATAVNSSQYGQGSGDILLSNLKCLGMETSLDQCRHPGFYENNCDHSRDVGLICHIRPIIARLVNGTSNAGRLELSINGKWGTVCDKGFEPKVAQVACRMIGFNSTEKTAAAVKSSKYGQGSGDIVISDLSCNGTETSLEHCSHPVSYNNHCSHSQDVGIICNIKPMIGRLVNGTSEAGRLELFFNGEWGTVCDNGFEPKDAQVACRMLGFNSTKKTAIVVNSSKYGQGSGSILLSDLSCHGSETSLEQCSHPGFYNNRCGHSRDVGIICNINPIIARLVNGTSEAGRLELFLKGEWGTVCDQGFEAKAAQVACRMLGFNSTTAIAIVVNSSTYGQGAGDILLSNLKCHGMEASLDQCSHPGFYHNLCNHSQDVGIICNVSPRLTGPGRTSTNMGRVEVKIGRETFTLCVNDEKTVEVICRQLSLPSNYLALTDGWLFGGKKKPFFKATHVCYGGEKSLSECGWNKITNDCNSKDAGVYCSNGNNPFIVSGAERYPLIEGANRDLRCVAPGKFRRVIEFTWPHTAGGRPDGDLLTFDNLTREFNGRDVSCRAKYKLSEYDMYIESDSQVLKVYYKPLITITWTNNTGEQQPLSSLSELNPGHNVTLWCKADSNPRPASITWSGRVNSTTGELRILAADHVTHSGVYTCTVVTETVDDDDRLPLTSSYQLTLGVQG